TCTGCTTGAAAATCACAGTGTACCTTATAAAAAGTTCGATACACTGATGGGTGTGAAAGCTACAGATGAGCTTCTGAGCTGGCTTATAGACTATACAGGAAAACCTGTTCCTGAGTGGGTTAAAATTGAGCGCAAAAGAGCTGTCGATGCCATGCTTGACGCTCACTTCAGCTTTGGCGGGAAAACATGCTCGATTGCCGGCGAGCCTGATCTGCTTTACGGTTTTGGCAAGTTTCTGAGCGAGGAGTTTGGCATAAAACTGGAGTGCCTTGTTACAACAGCGAAGACAGGTCATTTTGAGACTCTGAAAGCGGACAATATTATATTTGGCGACCTTGGGGATCTGGAAGAAAACATCGGCAAATCTGACTTTATAATAGCCAATACCAACGCGGAACACATATGCAAGAGGAAGAAGCTGCCTTTATATAAAGCCGGATATCCCGTGAAGGAGACGCTCGGTCATTTTCACAGAAACTTTATCGGCTACAGAGGGGCTATGCAGCTTGCGTTCGACATTGGCAATATTTGCCTTGAAAAAGATATAGAAAAATCACACAAAATTTAAAATACAGGAGATTAAAATGAAAATAGCTTTTTGCACAACTGACATGGAAACTGTTAACCAGCACTTCGGAAGGGCTGACAAAGTTGCTATCTACGACATAGACGACAAAGAATATTCACTGGCCGAGGTTAGGGAATTTATTCCTGTAGATCCGGACAATCCTGAGCATAAAGTTGACACTGAAACTAAAGCGGAAGCTCTCAGAGACTGCGCAATACTTTATGTCGCAGAGATAGGCG
This window of the Denitrovibrio acetiphilus DSM 12809 genome carries:
- the nifX gene encoding nitrogen fixation protein NifX; the protein is MKIAFCTTDMETVNQHFGRADKVAIYDIDDKEYSLAEVREFIPVDPDNPEHKVDTETKAEALRDCAILYVAEIGGPAAAHVIKNRIHPVKVTEPVQITEVLDNLKTTLAGNPAPWLKKAMLKA